A DNA window from Paenibacillus sp. HWE-109 contains the following coding sequences:
- a CDS encoding response regulator: protein MSNNNLETTKDSKSEADRDERILKTGRKLFIREFEKQLKQLQSHLEAIQAAPASEDLERFYRIIHTLKGSSPIFGYVRIGKLAEDLVHLWEWTQSMEGEGAAILLPNSPIQESVERSKPILRQMNMEYDIALTEMQLDEQQDPSSASMLGSLKSRLLLVDDDEVLRSYLTRRLQLDDCVVDEAADVDSAIKLLRQHTYDLVILDLMMHPQSGYELFEYLKEDPTLKWLPLIVLSGRNDLQDKVRCFHLGADDYVTKPFQYEELAARIYGLLKRTKNFEQLAFRDPLTGVFNRRYFDLQIEMELQRIDRYPAPISLVFIDIDCFKKINDTYGHHVGDLVLQGLAHLLQVNLRSTDLLARFGGEEFVIALPSTSLEQAIATMRDILDKVRSKPVAQYGGQAFSITFSAGVSEWRTGMTVAEWVSKADEAMYQAKQQGRNRIMAASLLDEVNPKLAAAQTQKKSLLIVDDDPILRAILTSHLEHLPITITHAADGEKALDLFRSQHFDACILDGMMPKLDGFTLLEQLKKDAHLIQGEMKVLMLSGKKKEDDVVRGLHMGADDYMTKPFSLVELEARVKKLMNLV from the coding sequence ATGAGCAATAACAATCTGGAGACAACGAAGGACTCAAAGTCGGAAGCGGATAGAGATGAGAGAATTCTCAAAACGGGGAGAAAACTATTCATCCGTGAATTCGAGAAACAGCTTAAACAACTCCAATCCCATCTTGAGGCCATTCAAGCAGCTCCTGCATCGGAAGATTTAGAGCGATTCTATCGAATTATTCATACACTCAAGGGCAGCTCGCCAATTTTTGGCTATGTGCGGATCGGCAAGCTTGCCGAAGATCTGGTTCATCTGTGGGAATGGACGCAATCGATGGAAGGGGAGGGAGCCGCTATTCTGCTGCCCAATTCTCCGATCCAAGAGAGCGTAGAACGGAGCAAGCCCATCCTTCGCCAAATGAATATGGAGTATGATATCGCGCTAACTGAAATGCAGCTGGATGAGCAGCAGGATCCGAGCAGCGCCTCCATGCTGGGTTCGCTCAAGAGCAGGCTGCTGCTCGTTGATGATGATGAAGTGCTGCGTTCCTATTTGACCCGTCGGCTGCAACTGGACGATTGTGTCGTTGACGAAGCGGCTGATGTAGATTCCGCTATCAAATTATTGCGTCAACATACGTATGATCTAGTTATCCTGGACCTTATGATGCATCCTCAATCCGGCTACGAGCTCTTTGAGTATCTCAAGGAAGATCCGACGTTGAAATGGCTGCCGCTCATTGTTTTATCAGGACGCAATGATTTGCAAGATAAAGTTCGATGCTTTCACCTCGGTGCCGATGATTATGTGACCAAACCGTTTCAATATGAAGAATTGGCGGCGAGGATCTATGGGTTGCTCAAAAGAACCAAAAATTTCGAGCAGCTCGCTTTCCGCGATCCGCTGACAGGCGTGTTTAACCGCCGATATTTCGATTTGCAGATCGAGATGGAGCTTCAGCGTATCGATCGTTATCCAGCACCGATTTCTTTGGTGTTTATTGATATCGATTGCTTCAAGAAAATTAATGATACTTACGGACACCACGTGGGGGATCTGGTGCTGCAAGGCTTAGCGCATCTTCTGCAGGTGAATTTGCGTTCAACGGATTTGCTTGCGCGTTTTGGCGGAGAAGAGTTCGTAATTGCTCTGCCAAGTACATCATTAGAACAAGCGATAGCAACTATGCGGGACATTTTAGACAAAGTACGTTCCAAACCAGTAGCCCAATATGGGGGGCAAGCCTTCTCGATTACTTTCTCAGCGGGCGTTTCCGAGTGGCGAACTGGAATGACCGTAGCAGAATGGGTGTCCAAAGCGGATGAGGCCATGTATCAAGCGAAGCAGCAAGGCAGGAATCGCATCATGGCTGCTTCTTTATTAGATGAGGTCAATCCCAAATTGGCAGCGGCACAGACCCAGAAGAAGAGTCTGCTAATTGTGGATGATGATCCCATTTTACGAGCGATTCTTACCTCTCATTTAGAGCATTTGCCCATTACCATTACGCATGCTGCTGACGGTGAAAAAGCGCTGGATTTGTTCCGGAGCCAGCATTTCGATGCTTGTATTCTGGATGGGATGATGCCTAAGCTGGATGGCTTTACCTTATTGGAGCAGCTAAAGAAGGATGCTCATTTGATACAGGGAGAAATGAAAGTGCTCATGCTGTCAGGTAAGAAAAAGGAAGATGATGTAGTCAGAGGTTTGCACATGGGTGCTGATGACTATATGACGAAGCCTTTTTCGCTTGTTGAACTGGAAGCGCGTGTCAAGAAACTTATGAATTTGGTATAG
- a CDS encoding response regulator has product MSVYKILLADDEFALRFLLTETLSDEGYAITEVEDGQQAIEQLEKETFDLIILDYMMPERTGVEVCEWLRQSDNVNRQLPVILLTAKALDKDKEKAKAAGVTTYIVKPFSPIQLLDTVGQLLKS; this is encoded by the coding sequence ATGTCTGTATACAAAATATTGCTTGCTGATGACGAATTCGCACTTCGTTTTTTGCTTACGGAGACACTTTCCGATGAAGGGTATGCCATTACAGAGGTTGAAGACGGTCAACAGGCGATTGAACAGCTGGAGAAAGAAACGTTTGATTTAATTATTCTTGATTATATGATGCCGGAGCGCACAGGTGTTGAAGTTTGTGAGTGGCTGCGGCAAAGCGATAATGTCAATCGCCAGCTGCCGGTTATTTTATTAACGGCTAAAGCGCTGGATAAAGATAAAGAGAAAGCCAAAGCTGCTGGCGTAACGACTTATATCGTAAAACCATTCAGCCCCATTCAACTTCTGGATACAGTTGGACAATTACTGAAATCTTAG
- a CDS encoding sugar phosphate isomerase/epimerase family protein, which yields MLKGVNQWCFPEGTPLEQIFKISREAGYNAVELNVNPLGDVGLTMETTASEAEAIGRLAKTYDIQLRSLSTSLLWHSPLSSADAVLREQGRRVVEKQLELAELLGIDTVLVVPGAVNEETSYDECYDRSHAELALLVQEAEKRRVRIGIENVWNKFLLSPLEMRAYVDDLQSSFVGVYFDVGNILHNGYPQQWIRILGSRIFKVHVKDYRPNVGNGHGFVPLLAGDVNWAEVRSALGEIGYTDTVTAEVGLYAHSPLQTVYDTARHLDVILGGAAR from the coding sequence ATGTTAAAAGGTGTTAATCAATGGTGTTTCCCAGAAGGTACACCGCTTGAGCAAATATTTAAGATCAGCCGTGAAGCCGGTTATAACGCAGTTGAATTGAATGTTAATCCGTTAGGCGATGTAGGTTTGACTATGGAAACAACGGCATCTGAAGCCGAGGCAATCGGACGCTTGGCCAAGACGTACGACATTCAGCTGCGAAGCTTGTCTACCTCATTGTTGTGGCATAGCCCGCTTTCCTCTGCCGACGCCGTTTTACGGGAACAAGGACGCCGAGTTGTCGAGAAACAGCTTGAGCTCGCGGAGCTGCTCGGCATCGATACGGTACTGGTTGTGCCGGGAGCTGTTAATGAGGAGACTTCCTACGATGAGTGCTACGATCGCAGCCATGCGGAACTCGCTCTGCTGGTCCAAGAAGCTGAGAAACGCCGCGTGCGCATAGGCATCGAAAACGTATGGAATAAGTTTCTGCTGTCACCGCTTGAAATGCGTGCCTATGTCGATGATTTGCAATCCTCCTTTGTCGGTGTATATTTTGATGTGGGCAATATTTTGCATAACGGTTATCCGCAGCAGTGGATTCGGATTCTTGGATCCCGTATTTTCAAGGTCCATGTGAAAGATTATCGACCAAACGTCGGCAATGGCCATGGCTTTGTGCCGCTGCTCGCGGGCGATGTCAATTGGGCTGAGGTTCGGTCGGCTCTGGGAGAAATCGGCTATACGGACACCGTGACGGCTGAAGTCGGTTTATATGCACATAGTCCGCTTCAGACGGTTTATGACACTGCACGTCACTTGGACGTTATTCTAGGTGGAGCAGCACGATAA